From Heteronotia binoei isolate CCM8104 ecotype False Entrance Well chromosome 3, APGP_CSIRO_Hbin_v1, whole genome shotgun sequence, a single genomic window includes:
- the GPR18 gene encoding N-arachidonyl glycine receptor produces MNTSSQSPVMMPGNIHPEEYRISALVFYSFVFTIGLFVNVTALWVFSCTTKKRTTITIYMMNVALLDLMAIFFLPFRMFYYGKGYWSFGDTFCRVLSALTVFYPSIALWLLAFISVDRYLAVVQPKYAKELKNTTKALIVSLGLWLTTIVTTSPLLFLNIDPDEASNHTSCIKMMDIIYLQEANALNFSRLVFFFLIPLFIMIGCYLTVIYSLVHGRTSKLKPKAKERSIRIIVTLIIQVLVCFVPFHICFVLLMLRARHISYNPWGAFTTYLMNLSTCLDVILYYLVSKQFQARVISVMLYRNYLRSVRRKSLRSGSMRSLSNINSEMI; encoded by the coding sequence ATGAATACCTCCAGTCAAAGTCCAGTGATGATGCCTGGAAACATCCACCCTGAAGAATACAGGATATCGGCACTTGTCTTCTATAGCTTTGTTTTCACAATTGGCTTATTTGTTAATGTCACTGCTCTCTGGGTCTTCAGTTGCACCACAAAGAAGAGGACAACTATAACCATTTACATGATGAACGTAGCACTGCTTGACTTAATGGCTATATTTTTCTTGCCTTTTCGGATGTTTTACTACGGCAAAGGCTATTGGTCCTTCGGGGATACTTTTTGTCGGGTTCTTAGTGCTCTAACTGTGTTCTACCCAAGCATTGCTCTATGGCTTTTGGCTTTCATAAGTGTTGACAGATACCTGGCAGTTGTGCAGCCTAAATACGCTAAAGAACTTAAGAATACAACCAAAGCTCTGATAGTGTCCCTGGGCCTCTGGCTAACCACTATAGTGACAACTTCTCCACTGCTGTTCTTGAATATTGATCCAGATGAAGCCTCAAATCATACAAGTTGCATTAAGATGATGGATATTATCTACCTACAAGAAGCGAACGCCTTAAATTTTTCTCGGCTGGTGTTTTTCTTCTTGATCCCCTTGTTTATTATGATTGGTTGTTACCTCACTGTCATTTACAGTCTTGTTCACGGAAGAACTTCGAAGCTGAAACCAAAGGCTAAAGAGAGGTCGATCAGAATTATTGTCACATTGATTATTCAAGTCCTTGTATGTTTTGTGCCTTTTCACATTTGCTTCGTGCTCCTGATGCTGCGAGCTAGACATATAAGCTACAACCCATGGGGAGCATTTACCACCTATCTCATGAATCTCAGCACATGCCTGGATGTAATTCTATACTACCTTGTTTCTAAACAATTTCAAGCCCGGGTGATCAGCGTTATGCTCTATCGGAATTATCTTCGAAGTGTACGGAGGAAAAGTTTGCGATCTGGAAGCATGCGGTCATTAAGCAATATCAACAGTGAGATGATataa
- the GPR183 gene encoding G-protein coupled receptor 183, whose protein sequence is MTYQSNTSTCDLYEHEDSAHILLPVFYGVIFIVGVLGNVLALIVVIKNRKKINSTTLYSTNLVVSDILFTTALPARIAYYAMRFHWPFGELLCKLTALVFYINIYAAVNFMTCLSIDRFVAVVHPLRTRMRTVRCATYICCLVWFLVLAQILPLLTQSLSHDEGRRNTCMEYPNFEKKISNLPWMLLGACLLGYIIPLGIILVCYSKISYKLYQNARKNPLAEKSGTNRKAINTIIFIIVVFVVCLTPYHVAIIKHMIMKIIIGEIDCDTQKLFQKTLHYTVFLMNLNCCLDPLIYFFACRGYKSTIMRILRRQASISLSSVARTAHEESSRDIGDAHTATVTTELNGKR, encoded by the coding sequence ATGACATATCAGTCTAATACCTCTACATGTGACCTATACGAGCACGAAGATTCAGCGCATATCTTACTGCCTGTATTCTATGGTGTAATTTTCATAGTAGGAGTACTTGGAAATGTACTTGCTCTCATTGTGGTTATTAAAAACAGGAAAAAGATCAACTCTACTACTCTTTACTCTACAAATCTTGTTGTGTCAGACATTCTTTTTACTACTGCTTTGCCTGCAAGAATTGCATACTATGCAATGCGCTTCCACTGGCCATTTGGAGAACTACTCTGCAAACTCACTGCGCTTGTCTTTTACATCAACATTTATGCCGCTGTGAACTTCATGACGTGCTTGAGCATTGACAGGTTTGTAGCTGTGGTCCACCCACTGCGCACCAGAATGAGAACGGTGAGATGTGCCACGTACATCTGTTGTTTAGTGTGGTTTCTTGTACTAGCACAGATTCTCCCGTTGCTTACACAATCCTTGTCACATGACGAAGGACGACGGAACACATGCATGGAATATCCAAACTTTGAGAAAAAAATATCAAATCTCCCTTGGATGCTTCTTGGTGCCTGTTTGCTTGGATACATAATTCCCCTTGGGATTATACTGGTCTGTTATTCTAAAATTAGTTATAAACTCTatcaaaatgcaagaaaaaatccACTCGCTGAAAAATCAGGAACAAACAGAAAGGCCATTAATACAATTATTTTCATCATTGTCGTCTTCGTGGTTTGTCTCACTCCTTATCACGTTGCCATTATCAAACATATGATTATGAAGATTATTATTGGAGAGATTGACTGTGATACTCAAAAACTTTTCCAGAAGACCCTCCACTACACTGTGTTCCTGATGAATTTAAATTGCTGTTTGGATCCTTTAATCTATTTCTTTGCATGCAGAGGATACAAAAGTACAATAATGAGAATCTTGAGACGTCAAGCAAGCATATCTTTATCAAGTGTTGCTCGAACAGCTCATGAAGAAAGCTCCCGTGACATTGGAGATGCACACACGGCTACTGTTACAACAGAGCTAAATGGAAAACGATGA